In Fusarium falciforme chromosome 10, complete sequence, a single genomic region encodes these proteins:
- a CDS encoding 3-oxoacyl-acyl-carrier-reductase has product MASPQPFANKVIAITGAGSGIGRATALYLGQRGASLAISDVNKASVDAVAAAIHAEVPGAKVIASAVDVSKADQVKSWIEKTAAEFGKLDGAANIAGTGGSEEPVPLDAQTDDGWNFVLNINLAGTMYCLREELRVLSEGGSIVNTSSVLGLRSSPTPGGSPYVTSKHGVLGLTRTVAREYGHKNIRVNCVNPGAIATPMMGSYDGQQNPLPEYIQPPIARWGAPQEVAQLIGFLLGDESRYISGTSVVIDGGLLC; this is encoded by the exons ATGGCGTCCCCGCAACCCTTTGCCAACAAGGTTATCGCCATCACCGGCGCCGGCAGTGGAATCGGCCGCGCCACCGCTCTCTACCTAGGCCAGCGGGGTGCCTCCCTCGCTATCTCAGATGTTAACAAGGCCTCCGTGGATGCCGTCGCTGCCGCAATCCACGCTGAAGTCCCTGGCGCCAAGGTCATCGCCTCGGCTGTGGACGTGAGCAAGGCCGATCAGGTTAAGTCGTGGATTGAGAAAACCGCTGCCGAGTTCGGTAAATTGGACGGCGCTGCCAATATTGCTGGCACGGGTGGCAGTGAAGAGCCTGTTCCCCTGGACGCCCAGACTGATGACGGCTGGAACTTTGTCCTTAATATCAACCTCGCGGGCACAATGTACTGCCTTCGCGAGGAGCTTCGGGTGCTTTCTGAAGGCGGATCAATCGTGAACACCTCGAGCGTGCTGGGCTTGCGCAGCTCGCCTACTCCAGGAGGCAGCCCGTATGTTACCAGCAAGCACGGCGTACTCGGATTGACCAGGACCGTCGCGAGAGAGTATGGCCACAAGAACATCCGTGTCAACTGCGTCAACCC AGGTGCGATTGCCACCCCCATGATGGGTTCGTATGACGGTCAACAGAATCCCTTGCCCGAATACATTCAGCCCCCTATCGCTAGATGGGGAGCTCCCCAGGAAGTCGCGCAATTGATTGGGTTCCTGCTGGGAGACGAGTCTCGCTATATTAGCGGGACTTCGGTTGTTATTGATGGAGGATTGCTTTGTTAG